The following coding sequences lie in one Eubacterium ventriosum genomic window:
- a CDS encoding leucine-rich repeat domain-containing protein, which translates to MKKLYKKIGVILALTMVIGLIPAQGVNAAKAKSNVTYSIKKGTLVIKGKGKMPAKMTFKNNKKIKKVVIRKGVTSVSDKAFYKCKNLKKVTISGTVTKIGKYSFYGTKIKNITIPEKVGKIGQNALGKCKKLKTITMPGNLKVMLDSNEDYSAAVLMSGSNVKTVKFNTAFEPAMASYCEAENLQVMAKDKKYKSINGMVYTKDGKKLVRVPMNRKTVNVNDGCEEICLSALLYEKKIPDDFPQTCGDFSEITIPKSVTKINDTEYTTSQVYYSWNGKKYTKTKVKGVYEYIPNNENYNLKITIKDGNENNISILNKYFKKANIIK; encoded by the coding sequence ATGAAGAAATTGTACAAAAAAATAGGAGTTATACTAGCATTAACAATGGTAATTGGTTTGATTCCGGCTCAGGGTGTTAATGCGGCAAAAGCAAAGAGTAATGTAACTTATTCTATTAAGAAGGGAACATTGGTTATTAAAGGAAAAGGAAAAATGCCGGCTAAAATGACCTTCAAAAATAACAAAAAAATTAAGAAGGTTGTAATAAGAAAGGGTGTGACATCAGTATCAGATAAAGCATTCTACAAATGTAAAAATCTGAAGAAGGTTACTATTTCAGGTACAGTAACAAAAATCGGAAAGTATAGTTTTTACGGAACAAAAATAAAGAATATAACTATACCTGAAAAGGTTGGAAAAATCGGTCAGAATGCTTTAGGAAAATGTAAAAAATTAAAGACAATAACAATGCCGGGAAATCTTAAAGTGATGTTAGATTCTAATGAAGATTATTCAGCAGCAGTATTAATGTCAGGCTCAAATGTTAAAACAGTAAAGTTTAATACAGCTTTTGAACCGGCAATGGCAAGCTATTGTGAAGCGGAAAATCTTCAGGTGATGGCAAAAGATAAAAAATATAAATCAATAAATGGAATGGTTTATACAAAGGACGGAAAAAAACTTGTAAGAGTTCCAATGAATCGAAAAACAGTTAATGTTAATGACGGATGTGAAGAAATTTGCTTATCAGCATTACTTTATGAGAAAAAAATTCCGGATGATTTTCCACAGACCTGCGGTGATTTTTCAGAGATTACAATACCAAAATCAGTAACAAAAATAAATGATACTGAATATACTACAAGTCAGGTGTACTATAGCTGGAACGGAAAGAAGTACACTAAGACAAAGGTTAAAGGAGTATATGAATATATCCCTAATAACGAAAATTATAACCTGAAGATTACAATAAAGGATGGAAATGAAAACAACATTAGTATTTTGAATAAATACTTTAAAAAAGCAAACATAATTAAATAA
- a CDS encoding zinc dependent phospholipase C family protein — MPSAYAHYKFGKMVIPGLPKDIKNVIKKYPAPFKAGLQGPDFLFYYRAFSKNKTNQIGVSIHHKDFYPFMTHAVKIVNKYGKNSSQYSYLLGLICHYVLDKNCHPYVNVTMDETDCGHIEIEGAFEHKLLVEDGYTPESFPMHHLIPTKESVAESMSPFYNQISTYTIHASLKWMYIIKKFFVAPHKAKRTCIDLLMHATFHYKSLYGHVVEPDSNPKCEHHLDYLYELFENSATEAVYLIQNFNNALYGDVLSNKFRYDFSGALYF, encoded by the coding sequence ATGCCATCTGCATATGCACATTATAAATTTGGAAAAATGGTAATTCCCGGATTACCAAAAGATATAAAGAATGTTATTAAGAAATATCCCGCTCCGTTTAAGGCAGGGTTACAGGGACCAGATTTTCTATTTTATTACAGGGCTTTTTCGAAAAATAAAACTAATCAGATAGGCGTTTCTATTCATCATAAAGATTTTTATCCTTTTATGACACACGCCGTTAAGATTGTAAATAAATATGGAAAAAACAGTTCGCAGTACAGTTACCTTTTAGGACTTATTTGTCACTATGTATTGGACAAAAACTGTCATCCTTATGTTAATGTAACAATGGATGAAACCGATTGTGGGCACATTGAAATTGAGGGTGCTTTTGAGCATAAGCTTCTTGTTGAAGACGGATATACTCCTGAAAGTTTTCCTATGCACCATTTAATTCCAACTAAGGAAAGTGTTGCTGAAAGTATGTCACCTTTTTATAATCAGATTTCAACATACACAATTCACGCTTCACTTAAATGGATGTATATAATCAAGAAGTTCTTTGTTGCGCCACATAAAGCAAAAAGGACATGCATTGATTTATTAATGCATGCCACTTTTCATTATAAAAGTTTATATGGCCACGTTGTTGAACCTGACAGTAATCCTAAATGTGAACATCACTTAGATTACTTGTACGAATTGTTTGAAAACTCTGCGACTGAAGCAGTTTATTTAATTCAAAATTTCAATAATGCTTTATACGGAGATGTGTTGTCAAACAAATTTCGTTATGATTTTAGCGGAGCTCTTTATTTTTAA
- a CDS encoding TIGR03915 family putative DNA repair protein, which produces MNVTLVCEDNIEGIMTAIYDGWVYMNKGYSVNIHPGRDYAPTFFSEFINIETDNSKAERVIRSIKIKISEEAYIAVFRTCMNFAEDKGDAVFEFLRYGYRYGARVMKMLHVPAVMRVMELSRKTSNEAHSFIEFIRFEELKGNVLYSRIEPKCDVLSQVYAHFQNRFPNENWIIYDQRRIKAAVHQKGMATVLVEGQNMDQLVRSVRKDDEYEDLWKIFFNTIAIKERYNPKCQCTHLPKWYRKNMLEHE; this is translated from the coding sequence ATGAATGTTACGTTAGTTTGTGAAGACAATATAGAAGGAATAATGACAGCAATTTATGACGGGTGGGTGTACATGAATAAGGGATATTCTGTTAACATCCATCCGGGCAGGGATTATGCACCAACCTTTTTCTCTGAATTTATTAATATTGAAACTGACAATTCTAAGGCTGAAAGAGTTATTCGTTCAATAAAGATTAAGATTTCAGAAGAGGCTTATATTGCAGTTTTTAGAACGTGTATGAATTTTGCAGAGGATAAGGGGGATGCGGTTTTTGAATTTCTGAGATATGGTTACAGATACGGTGCAAGAGTTATGAAGATGCTTCACGTTCCGGCAGTTATGAGAGTAATGGAACTTAGTAGAAAGACTTCCAACGAGGCACATTCATTTATAGAATTTATTAGATTTGAAGAGCTTAAAGGTAATGTTTTGTATAGTAGAATTGAGCCTAAGTGTGATGTGCTGTCACAGGTGTATGCACATTTTCAAAATAGGTTTCCTAATGAGAACTGGATTATATATGACCAGAGAAGAATAAAGGCAGCAGTTCATCAGAAAGGTATGGCAACTGTTTTGGTTGAAGGACAGAATATGGATCAGTTAGTGAGGAGCGTTCGAAAAGATGATGAATACGAGGATTTGTGGAAGATATTTTTTAATACCATAGCAATAAAGGAAAGATATAATCCTAAGTGCCAGTGTACGCATTTACCTAAGTGGTATAGAAAGAATATGCTAGAGCATGAATAG
- a CDS encoding putative DNA modification/repair radical SAM protein, with translation MEITQNMTISEKLKILTDAAKYDVACTSSGVDRGNKGQGIGDTHACGICHTFSADGRCVSLLKILFTNECIFDCKYCINRKSNDVPRASFTPDEVCRLTIEFYRRNYIEGLFLSSGILKNPDYTMGLIYETIWKLRNEYKFFGYIHVKAIPGASEDIIEKVGFVADRMSVNLELPTKEGLQQLAPNKNYTNILKPMKQIQMGSGRLISDGKEGYQIVTRTGRKNNSKFVPAGQSTQMIIGATPETDYQLMSVTETMYKQFNLKRVFYSAFVDVNHNIDSPAIIGPNPMLREHRLYQADWLLRYYGFDVKELLNKEHPNFNVALDPKCDWAVNHLDKFPVEVMRADYYTLLRVPGIGVKSARRITAARHYGMLDFNSLKKMGVVLKRAAYFITCGGKTMIPLSMDQDALARTLADTDRKQVYAIENDTTYKQMTLMDLGLKQ, from the coding sequence ATGGAGATTACACAGAATATGACTATTTCAGAGAAGTTGAAGATATTAACTGATGCGGCTAAGTATGACGTAGCCTGTACAAGCAGTGGAGTTGACAGGGGCAATAAAGGGCAGGGCATTGGAGATACTCATGCTTGCGGAATCTGTCATACTTTTTCGGCAGATGGAAGATGTGTTTCATTGCTTAAAATATTATTTACCAACGAGTGCATTTTTGACTGTAAGTATTGCATTAACAGGAAGTCCAATGACGTACCTAGAGCTTCATTTACGCCGGATGAGGTTTGCAGGCTTACCATTGAATTTTACAGAAGAAATTATATAGAGGGATTGTTTTTAAGTTCGGGCATTTTAAAGAATCCTGATTATACAATGGGACTTATTTACGAAACTATTTGGAAGCTGCGTAATGAATATAAGTTTTTTGGATATATTCACGTTAAGGCTATTCCGGGGGCTTCTGAAGATATTATTGAGAAGGTTGGGTTTGTGGCTGACAGAATGAGCGTTAATTTGGAGCTTCCAACTAAGGAAGGTTTACAGCAACTTGCACCTAATAAGAATTATACTAATATTTTGAAACCAATGAAGCAGATTCAGATGGGTTCAGGCAGACTGATTTCAGATGGTAAGGAAGGATATCAGATTGTAACAAGAACTGGGCGGAAGAATAATTCTAAGTTTGTTCCGGCAGGGCAGAGCACACAGATGATTATAGGAGCCACGCCTGAAACGGACTATCAGCTTATGTCAGTTACGGAGACTATGTATAAACAGTTTAATTTAAAAAGAGTGTTTTATTCGGCTTTTGTGGATGTGAATCATAATATTGATTCACCTGCAATAATAGGACCTAACCCCATGCTTAGGGAACATAGACTTTATCAGGCAGACTGGCTGTTAAGGTATTATGGCTTTGATGTTAAGGAGTTGCTTAATAAGGAGCATCCTAATTTTAATGTGGCTTTGGATCCTAAATGTGATTGGGCAGTTAATCATTTGGATAAGTTTCCTGTGGAAGTTATGAGAGCAGATTATTATACCTTATTAAGGGTGCCGGGAATTGGAGTAAAGTCGGCAAGAAGAATAACTGCGGCAAGACATTATGGAATGCTTGACTTTAACAGCTTAAAGAAGATGGGGGTAGTTCTTAAAAGGGCAGCATATTTTATAACCTGCGGTGGAAAGACTATGATTCCACTGTCAATGGATCAGGATGCATTGGCAAGAACATTGGCAGATACTGACAGAAAGCAGGTTTACGCTATTGAGAATGACACAACTTATAAGCAGATGACGCTTATGGATTTGGGATTAAAACAGTAA
- a CDS encoding phosphoribosylformylglycinamidine synthase has protein sequence MSKVKRVYVEKKQPFAVTAKELTEDIKGYLEIDALKDVRVLVRYDVENISDETYNRALTSVFSEPPVDNVYEETFPYDADNSKVFSVEFLPGQFDQRADSAVQCVKFLNEDEEPVIKTATTYVLEGNISDEEFEQIKNYCINPVDSRETGLEKPETLVTEFEEPADVIIFDGFKDMAEEPLKELYDSLGLAMTFKDFLHIQNYYKNEENRDPSMTEIRVLDTYWSDHCRHTTFNTELTDVTFDDGYFKEPIEKSYQEYLDTRKDVFGERKDKFVCLMDLALIAMRKLKKEGKLDDQEKSDEINACSIVVPVEVDGKTEEWLVNFKNETHNHPTEIEPFGGAATCLGGAIRDPLSGRTYVYQAMRVTGAADPTKSMSETLPGKLPQKKLVQGAANGYSSYGNQIGLATGLVKEIYHPDYVAKRMEIGAVMGAAPRRAVQRLNSDPGDIIILLGGRTGRDGCGGATGSSKIHTEESIETCGAEVQKGNAPTERKLQRLFRREEVSHIIKKCNDFGAGGVSVAIGELADGLHINLDKVPKKYAGLDGTEIAISESQERMAVVVDKSDVDQFLKYANEENLEATVVAEVTKEPRLVLEWRGKEIVNLSRAFLDTNGAHQETTVEVDMPDENKNFFNKQPVNNVKQKWLETLSDLNVCSQKGLVEKFDGSIGAGSVFMPFGGKYQMTETQTMVAKLPVLKGDCDTVTMMSYGFDPYLSSWSPYHGAMYAVVDSIAKIVATGGDYKKVRMTYQEYFRRMTEDPRRWSQPFAALLGSFDAQMGFGLPSIGGKDSMSGTFNDIDVPPTLVSFAVDVAKEKDIITPEFKAAGNKIVKFEISKDQYDKPVYDEIMKLYDEIHEMIQNGVIISAYAVEGKGVIPAVSKMAFGNKIGVSISGRIPGADLFAPGFGDIIAEVPADRLDDITSSYVLIGETNDKEVFEYGYDSIPMDEAIKVWEKPLEKVFPTRSHKDTSLLDTPIYDKGSVYVCKNKVAKPTVFIPVFPGTNCEYDSAKAFEKAGANVITKVFKNLTPEDIRDSVKIFEESIAQSQIIMFPGGFSAGDEPDGSAKFFATAFRNAKIEEAVHKLLNERDGLALGICNGFQALIKLGLVPNGKITGQDVNAPTLTYNTINRHISKMVYTKVVSNKSPWLQNAELGGVYVNPASHGEGRFVAPEECIKELFANGQVATQYVNQQGQPTMDEEWNVNGSYYAIEGITSPDGRCFGKMAHIERKGRSVATNIYGEQDLKVFESGVNYFK, from the coding sequence ATGAGTAAAGTTAAGAGAGTTTATGTAGAGAAAAAACAGCCTTTTGCTGTTACTGCAAAGGAACTTACAGAAGATATTAAGGGATATCTTGAAATTGATGCATTAAAGGATGTAAGAGTGCTTGTAAGATATGACGTTGAAAACATCTCAGATGAAACTTACAACAGAGCATTAACATCAGTATTTTCAGAACCACCGGTAGATAATGTATATGAGGAAACATTCCCATATGATGCGGATAATTCTAAGGTTTTCAGTGTGGAATTTTTGCCGGGACAGTTTGATCAGAGAGCTGATTCAGCAGTTCAGTGTGTTAAGTTTTTAAATGAAGATGAAGAGCCTGTTATTAAGACAGCAACTACTTATGTTTTAGAAGGCAATATATCTGATGAAGAGTTTGAACAGATTAAGAATTACTGCATTAACCCTGTAGATTCAAGAGAAACAGGATTGGAGAAACCTGAAACCTTAGTTACAGAGTTTGAAGAGCCTGCAGATGTTATTATTTTCGATGGCTTTAAGGATATGGCTGAAGAACCTTTAAAGGAATTATATGATTCTCTTGGATTGGCTATGACTTTTAAGGATTTCTTACACATTCAGAATTACTATAAGAATGAAGAAAACAGAGACCCATCAATGACTGAAATCAGAGTATTAGATACTTATTGGTCAGATCATTGTCGTCATACTACATTTAATACGGAATTAACAGACGTTACTTTTGATGACGGATATTTTAAAGAACCTATTGAAAAATCATATCAGGAATATCTTGACACAAGAAAGGACGTTTTTGGAGAAAGAAAAGACAAGTTTGTATGTCTTATGGACCTTGCTCTTATTGCAATGCGTAAGCTTAAGAAGGAAGGCAAACTTGATGATCAGGAGAAGTCAGACGAAATCAATGCATGTAGTATTGTAGTTCCTGTAGAAGTAGATGGAAAAACAGAAGAATGGTTAGTAAACTTTAAGAATGAAACACACAACCATCCTACAGAAATCGAGCCTTTCGGTGGTGCTGCAACATGTCTTGGTGGAGCTATCAGAGATCCACTATCAGGACGTACTTATGTATATCAGGCTATGCGTGTTACAGGTGCAGCAGATCCTACTAAATCAATGTCAGAAACTCTTCCGGGTAAGTTACCACAGAAGAAACTTGTTCAGGGAGCAGCTAATGGATATAGCTCATATGGTAACCAGATTGGTTTGGCTACAGGTTTAGTTAAAGAGATTTATCATCCTGATTATGTAGCAAAGAGAATGGAAATCGGAGCAGTTATGGGTGCAGCACCAAGACGTGCAGTACAGAGACTTAACTCGGATCCGGGAGATATTATTATATTATTAGGTGGCCGTACAGGTCGTGACGGTTGTGGTGGAGCTACAGGTTCATCAAAGATTCATACAGAAGAATCTATTGAAACTTGTGGTGCAGAAGTTCAGAAAGGTAATGCACCTACAGAACGTAAATTGCAGCGTTTATTTAGAAGAGAAGAAGTTAGCCACATTATTAAGAAGTGTAATGACTTTGGTGCCGGCGGTGTTTCAGTTGCTATTGGTGAATTGGCAGATGGATTACACATTAACTTAGACAAGGTTCCAAAGAAGTATGCAGGTCTTGACGGAACAGAAATTGCTATTTCAGAATCACAGGAAAGAATGGCAGTTGTTGTTGATAAGAGTGACGTTGATCAGTTTTTAAAATATGCTAACGAAGAGAACCTTGAAGCTACAGTAGTAGCAGAAGTTACAAAAGAACCACGTTTAGTATTAGAATGGAGAGGTAAAGAAATCGTTAACCTTTCAAGAGCCTTCCTTGATACAAACGGTGCACATCAGGAAACAACAGTTGAAGTTGACATGCCTGATGAAAACAAGAACTTCTTCAACAAACAGCCTGTTAACAATGTAAAACAGAAATGGTTAGAAACATTGTCAGATTTAAATGTTTGCTCACAGAAGGGATTAGTTGAAAAGTTTGACGGTTCTATTGGAGCAGGTTCAGTATTTATGCCATTTGGTGGAAAATATCAGATGACAGAAACACAGACTATGGTAGCTAAGCTTCCTGTATTAAAGGGAGATTGCGATACAGTAACAATGATGTCATATGGATTTGATCCATATCTTTCAAGTTGGAGCCCATACCATGGAGCAATGTATGCAGTAGTTGACTCAATTGCTAAGATTGTTGCAACAGGTGGTGATTACAAGAAAGTACGTATGACATATCAGGAATACTTTAGAAGAATGACTGAAGATCCACGTCGTTGGAGCCAGCCATTTGCAGCACTTCTTGGTTCATTTGATGCACAGATGGGATTTGGTCTTCCATCAATTGGCGGTAAGGATAGTATGTCAGGAACATTTAATGATATTGATGTACCACCAACACTTGTATCATTTGCAGTAGATGTAGCTAAAGAAAAAGATATTATTACTCCTGAATTTAAGGCAGCAGGCAATAAGATTGTTAAGTTTGAAATTAGCAAGGATCAGTATGACAAGCCTGTATATGATGAAATCATGAAGTTATATGATGAAATTCATGAAATGATTCAGAATGGAGTTATTATTTCAGCATATGCTGTTGAAGGAAAGGGTGTTATCCCAGCCGTAAGTAAGATGGCATTTGGTAATAAGATTGGTGTAAGCATTAGTGGAAGAATCCCTGGAGCAGATTTATTTGCACCTGGATTTGGTGATATTATTGCTGAAGTACCTGCAGACAGACTTGACGATATTACATCAAGTTATGTTCTTATCGGTGAAACAAACGATAAGGAAGTATTTGAATATGGTTATGATTCAATTCCTATGGACGAAGCAATTAAGGTTTGGGAGAAACCATTAGAAAAGGTATTCCCAACAAGAAGCCATAAGGATACATCATTACTTGATACACCAATTTATGATAAGGGCAGCGTATATGTTTGCAAGAACAAAGTTGCAAAACCTACAGTATTTATCCCTGTATTCCCAGGTACAAACTGTGAATATGATAGTGCTAAGGCTTTTGAAAAAGCTGGTGCAAATGTTATTACTAAGGTATTCAAGAACTTAACACCTGAAGACATTAGAGACTCAGTTAAGATTTTTGAAGAAAGCATTGCACAGTCACAGATTATTATGTTCCCAGGTGGATTTAGTGCAGGTGATGAACCTGATGGTTCAGCTAAATTCTTCGCAACAGCATTTAGGAATGCTAAGATTGAAGAAGCAGTTCACAAACTATTAAATGAAAGAGATGGTCTTGCACTTGGTATTTGTAATGGTTTCCAGGCATTAATCAAGTTAGGATTAGTACCAAACGGCAAGATTACAGGACAGGATGTAAATGCACCAACTTTAACATATAATACAATTAACCGTCATATCTCAAAGATGGTTTATACAAAGGTTGTATCAAACAAGTCACCTTGGTTACAGAATGCAGAACTTGGTGGAGTTTATGTAAACCCAGCATCACACGGAGAAGGAAGATTTGTAGCACCTGAAGAATGCATTAAGGAATTATTTGCAAACGGTCAGGTTGCAACACAGTATGTAAACCAGCAGGGACAGCCTACAATGGATGAAGAATGGAACGTAAACGGTTCATACTATGCTATTGAAGGTATTACAAGTCCTGACGGCAGATGCTTTGGTAAGATGGCTCATATCGAAAGAAAGGGTCGTTCAGTAGCAACAAATATCTACGGAGAACAGGATCTTAAGGTATTTGAATCAGGTGTAAACTACTTTAAATAA
- a CDS encoding helveticin J family class III bacteriocin, whose product MNKKMKKLMVSMLVLCVMLMGKSYDIMASDSQLGEIYDEGDFETLSDYNQYMQKRGLMITNSRAANSYYLASVRKTTAIAEYSLEGLLGKKGVQNFCIDDEKKYIYVTQQSQGTISILKMKIDQSTKKASYESKMTLNKCGHGQTLEIYKYNGKTYLLVSSKENKISDSTYWSVQVARVEYQANKTYNYTSLHRLTYINYANKAGSNGNPENIGTLTRCDAALSTDSKYIIIWAKAGSNLQYSCYDFTEVNKALDKEETVSCKSNSILSKALKYYFIKQSDETTYPQKSFQGIELTNGLNIYQSSGKDNLDNCIANISKSGNWKSTAVISVPRFNDEKVILNKSNVEIEGIKIRGSKLFFATIINDGLRNSYIYSIDKSVMD is encoded by the coding sequence ATGAACAAGAAGATGAAAAAGTTAATGGTATCAATGCTAGTGTTGTGTGTAATGTTAATGGGAAAGAGTTATGACATAATGGCGAGTGATAGCCAACTTGGAGAAATTTATGATGAAGGAGATTTTGAAACTTTAAGTGATTACAATCAGTATATGCAAAAAAGAGGATTAATGATTACCAATTCAAGAGCGGCTAATAGTTACTATTTAGCAAGTGTTAGAAAAACAACAGCAATTGCAGAATATTCTTTGGAAGGATTGTTGGGAAAGAAAGGTGTTCAAAATTTTTGCATTGATGATGAAAAGAAATATATTTATGTAACCCAGCAAAGTCAGGGAACTATAAGTATATTAAAAATGAAAATAGACCAATCAACAAAAAAAGCTAGTTATGAGAGTAAAATGACATTAAATAAATGTGGACATGGGCAAACACTTGAAATATATAAATATAATGGAAAAACTTATTTATTAGTTTCAAGCAAGGAAAATAAGATAAGTGATAGCACATATTGGTCAGTTCAAGTTGCAAGAGTCGAATATCAGGCAAATAAAACATATAATTATACATCTCTTCACAGGTTAACATATATTAATTATGCTAACAAAGCAGGAAGTAATGGAAATCCAGAGAATATAGGAACATTAACAAGATGTGACGCTGCACTTTCGACAGACTCTAAATATATAATTATATGGGCGAAAGCAGGAAGCAATTTACAATATAGTTGTTATGATTTTACTGAAGTAAATAAAGCACTTGATAAAGAAGAAACAGTGTCATGTAAGTCGAATTCAATATTAAGTAAAGCTTTGAAATATTATTTCATAAAGCAGTCAGATGAAACAACATATCCACAAAAGTCATTTCAGGGAATTGAATTAACAAATGGTTTAAATATATATCAATCATCTGGAAAAGATAACTTGGATAATTGCATTGCAAATATTAGCAAATCAGGTAATTGGAAGTCTACTGCAGTTATATCTGTTCCAAGATTTAACGATGAAAAAGTTATTTTGAATAAGTCAAATGTTGAAATTGAAGGAATTAAAATTAGAGGGTCGAAGTTATTTTTTGCAACAATAATCAATGATGGCTTAAGAAATTCATATATTTATAGTATAGATAAATCTGTTATGGATTAA
- a CDS encoding LacI family DNA-binding transcriptional regulator, with amino-acid sequence MATIKDIAEMAGVSITTVSRILNNDSSLSTTMETKQKVIDAAKKLNYKKVGRSTKATFRLGIVQWFSAEQELQDTYYLSVRNGIEDFCIKNCIQIVRAFKTDVNYMDYLENINGLICIGKFSKKEVKELKRISKNIVFLDMPVADYSVTSFTLDFEYAVNKAMSYLTKLGHTKIGFLGGREILDTDEVFDDERIKEYVKYCSEHGLDYDKYLKEGQYSIESGYSMMSEFIQSKDMPTAVFAASDYIAFGAMKAIKENGLKIPEDISVIGFDDAQICNYTTPTLTTIHAPAYDMGQYGANFLFGATNCSITTPLNVKMPCELVERESCGPVKNKELR; translated from the coding sequence ATGGCAACAATAAAAGATATTGCTGAAATGGCAGGAGTAAGTATTACAACAGTTTCAAGAATACTTAATAATGATTCATCTTTAAGTACAACGATGGAAACTAAGCAGAAAGTAATTGATGCTGCAAAAAAATTAAACTACAAAAAAGTAGGAAGAAGTACAAAGGCCACATTCAGATTGGGTATTGTTCAGTGGTTTTCAGCAGAGCAGGAACTTCAGGATACATATTATCTTTCAGTTCGTAATGGTATTGAAGATTTTTGTATAAAAAATTGTATTCAGATAGTAAGAGCTTTCAAGACAGATGTTAATTATATGGATTATCTTGAAAATATTAATGGACTTATCTGCATTGGAAAGTTTAGCAAAAAAGAAGTGAAAGAATTAAAGAGAATATCTAAAAATATTGTATTCTTAGATATGCCTGTAGCAGATTATAGTGTTACATCATTTACATTAGACTTTGAATATGCAGTAAATAAAGCAATGAGTTATCTTACAAAACTAGGTCATACAAAGATTGGATTTTTAGGCGGACGAGAAATTTTAGATACTGATGAAGTTTTTGATGATGAAAGAATTAAGGAATATGTAAAATATTGTTCAGAACATGGTCTTGATTATGACAAATATTTAAAAGAAGGACAATATTCCATTGAATCAGGATATAGTATGATGAGTGAATTTATTCAGTCCAAAGATATGCCAACAGCCGTATTTGCGGCAAGTGATTATATTGCATTTGGAGCAATGAAGGCTATTAAAGAAAACGGATTAAAGATTCCTGAAGATATTTCAGTTATTGGATTTGATGATGCACAGATTTGTAATTATACAACTCCAACATTGACAACCATACATGCACCTGCATATGATATGGGACAGTATGGTGCCAACTTCCTTTTTGGAGCTACTAACTGTAGCATAACAACTCCATTGAATGTAAAAATGCCTTGTGAGTTAGTTGAAAGAGAATCATGCGGACCTGTTAAAAATAAAGAGCTCCGCTAA